Proteins encoded in a region of the Hirundo rustica isolate bHirRus1 chromosome 10, bHirRus1.pri.v3, whole genome shotgun sequence genome:
- the LOC120757397 gene encoding calcium-activated potassium channel subunit beta-2 isoform X1: protein MRGKISLSHPIEISILGTAAPLLLRSFHRPTAASRANTGQPSKMFIWTSGRGSTSYRHDEKRNIYQKIRDHDLLDKRKTVTALKAGEDRAILLGLAMMVCSIMMYFLLGITLLRSYMQSVWTEETQCSLLNASITETFNCSFNCGPECWKISQYPCLQVYVNLTSSGQKLLLYHTEETMKINSECSYIPKCGKNYEESMSLVNVVMENFRKYQRFSCFYDPEGVQKNVILTKLYSSNVLFHSLFWPTCMMIGGVAIVAMVKLTQYLSLLCERIQRISR from the exons gtccttccaTCGTCCCACTGCAGCGAGCAGAGCCAACACTGGGCAACCCTCTAAAATGTTTATTTGGACCAGTGGCCGGGGATCTACATCTTACAGACACGATGAGAAAAG AAATATTTACCAAAAAATCAGGGATCACGACCTACtggacaaaaggaaaacagtcaCAGCCCTAAAAGCTGGAGAAGACCGGGCCATACTCCTGGGGCTGGCCATGATGGTGTGCTCTATCATGATGTACTTCCTGCTGGGAATCACGCTGCTACGCTCCTACATGCAAAG tGTCTGGACAGAAGAGACTCAGTGCTCGCTTCTCAATGCATCCATCACAGAAACCTTTAACTGCTCATTTAACTGCGGCCCAGAGTGCTGGAAAATCTCTCAGTACCCCTGCCTGCAGGTGTATGTTAATCTCACCTCTTCTGGCCAGAAGCTTCTTCTCTACCACACCGAGGaaacaatgaaaattaattctgag TGTTCGTACATCCCCAAGTGCGGGAAGAACTATGAGGAGTCCATGTCGCTGGTGAACGTCGTGATGGAAAACTTCAGGAAGTACCAACGCTTCTCCTGCTTCTACGACCCCGAGGGCGTTCAGAAGAACGTGATCTTAACCAAACTGTACAGCTCCAACGTGCTGTTCCACTCCCTGTTCTGGCCCACCTGCATGATGATCGGTGGGGTCGCCATCGTCGCCATGGTAAAGCTGACTCAatacctttccctgctctgcgAGAGGATCCAAAGGATCAGCAGATAG
- the LOC120757397 gene encoding calcium-activated potassium channel subunit beta-2 isoform X2: MRGKISLSHPIEISILGTAAPLLLRSFHRPTAASRANTGQPSKMFIWTSGRGSTSYRHDEKRDHDLLDKRKTVTALKAGEDRAILLGLAMMVCSIMMYFLLGITLLRSYMQSVWTEETQCSLLNASITETFNCSFNCGPECWKISQYPCLQVYVNLTSSGQKLLLYHTEETMKINSECSYIPKCGKNYEESMSLVNVVMENFRKYQRFSCFYDPEGVQKNVILTKLYSSNVLFHSLFWPTCMMIGGVAIVAMVKLTQYLSLLCERIQRISR; this comes from the exons gtccttccaTCGTCCCACTGCAGCGAGCAGAGCCAACACTGGGCAACCCTCTAAAATGTTTATTTGGACCAGTGGCCGGGGATCTACATCTTACAGACACGATGAGAAAAG GGATCACGACCTACtggacaaaaggaaaacagtcaCAGCCCTAAAAGCTGGAGAAGACCGGGCCATACTCCTGGGGCTGGCCATGATGGTGTGCTCTATCATGATGTACTTCCTGCTGGGAATCACGCTGCTACGCTCCTACATGCAAAG tGTCTGGACAGAAGAGACTCAGTGCTCGCTTCTCAATGCATCCATCACAGAAACCTTTAACTGCTCATTTAACTGCGGCCCAGAGTGCTGGAAAATCTCTCAGTACCCCTGCCTGCAGGTGTATGTTAATCTCACCTCTTCTGGCCAGAAGCTTCTTCTCTACCACACCGAGGaaacaatgaaaattaattctgag TGTTCGTACATCCCCAAGTGCGGGAAGAACTATGAGGAGTCCATGTCGCTGGTGAACGTCGTGATGGAAAACTTCAGGAAGTACCAACGCTTCTCCTGCTTCTACGACCCCGAGGGCGTTCAGAAGAACGTGATCTTAACCAAACTGTACAGCTCCAACGTGCTGTTCCACTCCCTGTTCTGGCCCACCTGCATGATGATCGGTGGGGTCGCCATCGTCGCCATGGTAAAGCTGACTCAatacctttccctgctctgcgAGAGGATCCAAAGGATCAGCAGATAG
- the LOC120757397 gene encoding calcium-activated potassium channel subunit beta-2 isoform X5 — protein MSLCLKYPRDKWRNIYQKIRDHDLLDKRKTVTALKAGEDRAILLGLAMMVCSIMMYFLLGITLLRSYMQSVWTEETQCSLLNASITETFNCSFNCGPECWKISQYPCLQVYVNLTSSGQKLLLYHTEETMKINSECSYIPKCGKNYEESMSLVNVVMENFRKYQRFSCFYDPEGVQKNVILTKLYSSNVLFHSLFWPTCMMIGGVAIVAMVKLTQYLSLLCERIQRISR, from the exons AAATATTTACCAAAAAATCAGGGATCACGACCTACtggacaaaaggaaaacagtcaCAGCCCTAAAAGCTGGAGAAGACCGGGCCATACTCCTGGGGCTGGCCATGATGGTGTGCTCTATCATGATGTACTTCCTGCTGGGAATCACGCTGCTACGCTCCTACATGCAAAG tGTCTGGACAGAAGAGACTCAGTGCTCGCTTCTCAATGCATCCATCACAGAAACCTTTAACTGCTCATTTAACTGCGGCCCAGAGTGCTGGAAAATCTCTCAGTACCCCTGCCTGCAGGTGTATGTTAATCTCACCTCTTCTGGCCAGAAGCTTCTTCTCTACCACACCGAGGaaacaatgaaaattaattctgag TGTTCGTACATCCCCAAGTGCGGGAAGAACTATGAGGAGTCCATGTCGCTGGTGAACGTCGTGATGGAAAACTTCAGGAAGTACCAACGCTTCTCCTGCTTCTACGACCCCGAGGGCGTTCAGAAGAACGTGATCTTAACCAAACTGTACAGCTCCAACGTGCTGTTCCACTCCCTGTTCTGGCCCACCTGCATGATGATCGGTGGGGTCGCCATCGTCGCCATGGTAAAGCTGACTCAatacctttccctgctctgcgAGAGGATCCAAAGGATCAGCAGATAG
- the LOC120757397 gene encoding calcium-activated potassium channel subunit beta-2 isoform X3 encodes MSLCLKYPRDKWRSFHRPTAASRANTGQPSKMFIWTSGRGSTSYRHDEKRNIYQKIRDHDLLDKRKTVTALKAGEDRAILLGLAMMVCSIMMYFLLGITLLRSYMQSVWTEETQCSLLNASITETFNCSFNCGPECWKISQYPCLQVYVNLTSSGQKLLLYHTEETMKINSECSYIPKCGKNYEESMSLVNVVMENFRKYQRFSCFYDPEGVQKNVILTKLYSSNVLFHSLFWPTCMMIGGVAIVAMVKLTQYLSLLCERIQRISR; translated from the exons gtccttccaTCGTCCCACTGCAGCGAGCAGAGCCAACACTGGGCAACCCTCTAAAATGTTTATTTGGACCAGTGGCCGGGGATCTACATCTTACAGACACGATGAGAAAAG AAATATTTACCAAAAAATCAGGGATCACGACCTACtggacaaaaggaaaacagtcaCAGCCCTAAAAGCTGGAGAAGACCGGGCCATACTCCTGGGGCTGGCCATGATGGTGTGCTCTATCATGATGTACTTCCTGCTGGGAATCACGCTGCTACGCTCCTACATGCAAAG tGTCTGGACAGAAGAGACTCAGTGCTCGCTTCTCAATGCATCCATCACAGAAACCTTTAACTGCTCATTTAACTGCGGCCCAGAGTGCTGGAAAATCTCTCAGTACCCCTGCCTGCAGGTGTATGTTAATCTCACCTCTTCTGGCCAGAAGCTTCTTCTCTACCACACCGAGGaaacaatgaaaattaattctgag TGTTCGTACATCCCCAAGTGCGGGAAGAACTATGAGGAGTCCATGTCGCTGGTGAACGTCGTGATGGAAAACTTCAGGAAGTACCAACGCTTCTCCTGCTTCTACGACCCCGAGGGCGTTCAGAAGAACGTGATCTTAACCAAACTGTACAGCTCCAACGTGCTGTTCCACTCCCTGTTCTGGCCCACCTGCATGATGATCGGTGGGGTCGCCATCGTCGCCATGGTAAAGCTGACTCAatacctttccctgctctgcgAGAGGATCCAAAGGATCAGCAGATAG
- the LOC120757397 gene encoding calcium-activated potassium channel subunit beta-2 isoform X6, protein MFIWTSGRGSTSYRHDEKRDHDLLDKRKTVTALKAGEDRAILLGLAMMVCSIMMYFLLGITLLRSYMQSVWTEETQCSLLNASITETFNCSFNCGPECWKISQYPCLQVYVNLTSSGQKLLLYHTEETMKINSECSYIPKCGKNYEESMSLVNVVMENFRKYQRFSCFYDPEGVQKNVILTKLYSSNVLFHSLFWPTCMMIGGVAIVAMVKLTQYLSLLCERIQRISR, encoded by the exons ATGTTTATTTGGACCAGTGGCCGGGGATCTACATCTTACAGACACGATGAGAAAAG GGATCACGACCTACtggacaaaaggaaaacagtcaCAGCCCTAAAAGCTGGAGAAGACCGGGCCATACTCCTGGGGCTGGCCATGATGGTGTGCTCTATCATGATGTACTTCCTGCTGGGAATCACGCTGCTACGCTCCTACATGCAAAG tGTCTGGACAGAAGAGACTCAGTGCTCGCTTCTCAATGCATCCATCACAGAAACCTTTAACTGCTCATTTAACTGCGGCCCAGAGTGCTGGAAAATCTCTCAGTACCCCTGCCTGCAGGTGTATGTTAATCTCACCTCTTCTGGCCAGAAGCTTCTTCTCTACCACACCGAGGaaacaatgaaaattaattctgag TGTTCGTACATCCCCAAGTGCGGGAAGAACTATGAGGAGTCCATGTCGCTGGTGAACGTCGTGATGGAAAACTTCAGGAAGTACCAACGCTTCTCCTGCTTCTACGACCCCGAGGGCGTTCAGAAGAACGTGATCTTAACCAAACTGTACAGCTCCAACGTGCTGTTCCACTCCCTGTTCTGGCCCACCTGCATGATGATCGGTGGGGTCGCCATCGTCGCCATGGTAAAGCTGACTCAatacctttccctgctctgcgAGAGGATCCAAAGGATCAGCAGATAG
- the LOC120757397 gene encoding calcium-activated potassium channel subunit beta-2 isoform X4, whose product MFIWTSGRGSTSYRHDEKRNIYQKIRDHDLLDKRKTVTALKAGEDRAILLGLAMMVCSIMMYFLLGITLLRSYMQSVWTEETQCSLLNASITETFNCSFNCGPECWKISQYPCLQVYVNLTSSGQKLLLYHTEETMKINSECSYIPKCGKNYEESMSLVNVVMENFRKYQRFSCFYDPEGVQKNVILTKLYSSNVLFHSLFWPTCMMIGGVAIVAMVKLTQYLSLLCERIQRISR is encoded by the exons ATGTTTATTTGGACCAGTGGCCGGGGATCTACATCTTACAGACACGATGAGAAAAG AAATATTTACCAAAAAATCAGGGATCACGACCTACtggacaaaaggaaaacagtcaCAGCCCTAAAAGCTGGAGAAGACCGGGCCATACTCCTGGGGCTGGCCATGATGGTGTGCTCTATCATGATGTACTTCCTGCTGGGAATCACGCTGCTACGCTCCTACATGCAAAG tGTCTGGACAGAAGAGACTCAGTGCTCGCTTCTCAATGCATCCATCACAGAAACCTTTAACTGCTCATTTAACTGCGGCCCAGAGTGCTGGAAAATCTCTCAGTACCCCTGCCTGCAGGTGTATGTTAATCTCACCTCTTCTGGCCAGAAGCTTCTTCTCTACCACACCGAGGaaacaatgaaaattaattctgag TGTTCGTACATCCCCAAGTGCGGGAAGAACTATGAGGAGTCCATGTCGCTGGTGAACGTCGTGATGGAAAACTTCAGGAAGTACCAACGCTTCTCCTGCTTCTACGACCCCGAGGGCGTTCAGAAGAACGTGATCTTAACCAAACTGTACAGCTCCAACGTGCTGTTCCACTCCCTGTTCTGGCCCACCTGCATGATGATCGGTGGGGTCGCCATCGTCGCCATGGTAAAGCTGACTCAatacctttccctgctctgcgAGAGGATCCAAAGGATCAGCAGATAG